The following proteins are encoded in a genomic region of Prionailurus viverrinus isolate Anna chromosome E3, UM_Priviv_1.0, whole genome shotgun sequence:
- the GREP1 gene encoding glycine rich extracellular protein 1, translating to MGGEGVVTEEGREGGGSHQEPRGQWVGPPRAGPDPAGRGGAVGGVEAGGWDRERREIGPPHPPGDHKFPDQRNWLGLRYKEAPHPTSQALDSRRPTHTQATHFLDLCLALSTPSCHLALGPRSRSSAWKLDHHVPSHLGAKGLGTPSGYRSGYGPPSGLGAGFGNGNGLGAQPGIGGGVKPQKPGFGNGNGLAAGAFPGAVAQPGVGGGVKPQKPAYGNGLVAGAFPGLGAQPGPAAQGPGVGGGVKPQKPGFGNGNGMGVGAQPGFGNGNGPGGGAFPGAGVQPGPATQNGYGPGFGGGVEPQKPGFGNGNGLAAQPGPATQNGYGAGFGGGRKPQKPGFRNGNGLGGQPAHKDYRAGPVVPISYGPGVGEGGKPQKPVYRNGLGAGVFPGLGRGMSPLKLGYAPGPGLQLLAALGGGVKPQKPGYGNGIGVGAQPGPCNGRVPPLLLPRPPASGVPSDKGGGWGPKSQPPPPVQNGKFPAPTPAIQWGMKPQKAGYRPPNGYGAGTELGFGGGLKPQKVGFGYGNGLGAGVFPEAHLQPEFPGANGFRNGFGEEAPVYPKAAAPGPEGNGQAGTLRASSWLSVQPWVLALKPGYGAGGAYPGVRSQPGTYGQPRPELGPGPFGSPEVKRGGSGLLGNGYGGHCSLGKC from the exons ATGGGGGGGGAGGGCGTAGTCACCGAGGAAGGCCGGGAGGGCGGTGGCAGTCACCAGGAACCGCGGGGGCAGTGGGTGGGGCCGCCGCGGGCAGGGCCCGACCCGGCGGGACGGGGCGGGGCCGTCGGTGGGGttgaggctgggggctgggaccgGGAGCGG AGAGAGATCGGGCCCCCACACCCGCCCGGGGACCACAAGTTCCCAGACCAAAGAAACTGGCTGGGGCTCCGTTACAaggaagccccccaccccacttcccagGCGCTGGATTCCAGGCGTCCCACCCACACACAG GCGACACACTTCCTGGACCTCTGCCTTGCACTCTCAACACCCAGCTGTCACCTTGCCCTGGGCCCTAGAAGTCGCTCCTCCGCTTGGAAGCTGGACCACCATGTCCCCTCACACTTGGGAGCGAAGG GCTTAGGGACCCCCAGTGGCTACAGATCAG GCTACGGCCCCCCCAGTGGCCTGGGAGCAG GATTTGGGAACGGGAATGGCCTGGGAGCCCAGCCAG gcATTGGAGGGGGTGTGAAACCCCAGAAGCCAG GGTTTGGGAACGGAAATGGGCTAGCAGCAGGGGCCTTCCCAGGTGCGGTGGCCCAGCCAG GTGTTGGAGGTGGTGTGAAACCCCAGAAGCCAG CATATGGAAATGGACTGGTTGCTGGTGCCTTCCCGGGGCTTGGAGCCCAGCCAG GCCCTGCGGCTCAGGGACCAG GAGTTGGAGGGGGCGTGAAACCACAAAAGCCAG GATTTGGCAATGGGAATGGGATGGGAGTTGGAGCCCAGCCAG GATTCGGGAACGGGAATGGGCCGGGAGGCGGCGCCTTCCCAGGAGCCGGAGTGCAACCAG GCCCTGCAACTCAAAACGGCTATGGACCAG GCTTTGGAGGGGGTGTGGAGCCCCAGAAGCCGG GATTCGGGAACGGCAACGGGCTGGCAGCCCAGCCAG GCCCAGCGACCCAGAACGGATATGGAGCAG GCTTTGGTGGGGGCAGGAAGCCCCAGAAGCCAG GATTCAGGAACGGCAACGGGCTGGGAGGCCAGCCAG CTCACAAAGACTACAGAGCAG GCCCCGTGGTTCCCATCAGCTACGGACCAG GCGTTGGTGAAGGCGGGAAGCCCCAGAAGCCAG TTTACAGGAATGGGCTGGGAGCCGGAGTCTTCCCAG GCCTGGGAAGGGGCATGAGTCCTCTGAAGCTAG GATATGCCCCAGGGCCTGGGTTGCAGCTCCTGGCAG CTCTTGGAGGGGGTGTGAAACCTCAGAAGCCAG GATATGGCAATGGAATTGGGGTGGGGGCCCAGCCAG GTCCCTGCAATGGGAGGGTCCCTCCACTGCTGCTCCCCAGGCCTCCCGCTTCGGGGGTCCCTTCTGACAAAGGGGGCGGCTGGGGCCCCAAatctcagccccctcccccagtgcagAATGGCAAGTTCCCAG CACCGACTCCGGCCATCCAGTGGGGAATGAAACCTCAGAAAGCAG GATACCGGCCCCCGAACGGCTATGGAGCAGGAACAGAACTGG GCTTTGGTGGTGGCCTCAAGCCTCAGAAAGTCG GGTTCGGCTACGGGAATGGTCTGGGAGCTGGGGTCTTCCCTGAGGCCCACCTGCAGCCAG agTTCCCTGGGGCCAATGGCTTTAGGAATG GGTTCGGGGAAGAAGCGCCAGTCTACCCCAAGGCAGCAGCTCCGGGCCCTGAAGGAAATG GTCAGGCTGGGACCCTAAGGGCCTCCTCTTGGCTCTCCGTCCAGCCCTGGGTGCTTGCCCTGAAGCCTGGATATGGGGCTGGAGGCGCATATCCAGGGGTCAGGAGCCAGCCAG GCACATATGGACAGCCGAGGCCAGAGCTGGGCCCTGGACCCTTCG GCAGCCCTGAGGTGAAGAGAGGTGGCAGTGGCCTGCTGGGAAATGGCTATGGAG gccACTGTTCTCTTGGAAAATGCTGA